The Globicephala melas chromosome X, mGloMel1.2, whole genome shotgun sequence genome window below encodes:
- the ACTRT1 gene encoding LOW QUALITY PROTEIN: actin-related protein T1 (The sequence of the model RefSeq protein was modified relative to this genomic sequence to represent the inferred CDS: substituted 3 bases at 3 genomic stop codons), whose product MFKPYALDTPAVIFASGSGLCKVGMSGETGPHHVIISVMGHPKFNMALPEANQKNYTVGGKALFKYGALHLHYPIEHGLVTRWNDMXKLWKYLFXWELGVKPCRQPVLMTEPSLKPRETREKTAEVTFETFSVPAFYLSNYVVVALYTCASVTGLVVDSGNGITCTVPIFEGYSLPHAITKLYVAERDITEHLTRLLLASGCNYPCILNKALVDDIKETLCYVALEPENKLHKKPEEVLRKYKLPDGNVIHLGDQLYQVPEILFAPDWLGVHNSGLSKMVSSSIMKCDTNIQKNLFEEIVLSGGTTLFPGLEKRFMKELEQLAFRGTPIKITASPDGCFSEWISASIVTSLSSFRQMWVTSEDFMELGTYVFXRRCF is encoded by the coding sequence ATGTTTAAGCCATATGCATTAGATACTCCAGCTGTAATTTTTGCCAGTGGATCAGGACTCTGCAAAGTAGGCATGTCTGGAGAGACTGGGCCCCATCATGTCATCATTTCTGTCATGGGGCATCCTAAATTCAACATGGCTTTACCAGAAGCCAATCAGAAAAATTACACTGTGGGGGGAAAAGCCCTGTTCAAGTATGGAGCCTTGCATTTGCACTATCCCATTGAACATGGACTGGTAACAAGATGGAATGACATGTAAAAACTCTGGAAGTATCTTTTTTAGTGGGAGCTGGGAGTAAAACCCTGTCGACAACCTGTGCTCATGACTGAGCCCTCCTTGAAGCCAAGGGAGACTCGAGAGAAGACAGCAGAAGTGACGTTTGAGACCTTCAGTGTGCCTGCCTTCTACCTGTCCAACTACGTGGTTGTAGCACTGTATACCTGTGCCTCTGTCACGGGCTTAGTGGTGGACAGTGGTAATGGGATCACTTGCACTGTCCCCATTTTTGAGGGTTACTCCCTTCCTCATGCCATCACCAAACTCTATGTGGCAGAGAGAGACATCACAGAGCACCTCACCCGACTCCTCCTGGCTAGTGGGTGTAATTACCCTTGCATACTCAACAAGGCCTTAGTGGATGACATAAAAGAGACGCTGTGCTATGTGGCCTTAGAGCCAGAGAACAAACTTCATAAGAAGCCAGAGGAGGTCCTGAGAAAATACAAACTACCAGATGGAAATGTCATCCACCTTGGGGATCAGCTGTACCAGGTACCTGAGATTCTTTTTGCACCTGACTGGCTGGGTGTCCACAACTCAGGACTATCAAAAATGGTCTCCAGCAGCATTATGAAGTGTGACACCAACATCCAGAAAAATCTTTTTGAAGAAATTGTGCTGTCTGGGGGCACCACTCTCTTCCCTGGGCTTGAGAAAAGATTTATGAAAGAACTGGAACAGCTGGCCTTCAGAGGAACTCCCATCAAGATCACCGCTTCTCCTGATGGATGTTTCTCTGAATGGATCAGTGCATCCATTGTGACCTCTCTGAGCAGTTTCAGGCAGATGTGGGTAACTTCTGAGGATTTCATGGAGCTTGGGACATATGTTTTCTAGAGAAGATGCTTTTAA